A region from the Methanofollis liminatans DSM 4140 genome encodes:
- a CDS encoding ATP-binding protein, which yields MVQIKSRERNAIIQSLQAGVVPRIGLQHIQVGRKDEINAIITDLDRITDDGATIRFVIGRYGSGKSFFLNLSRLVALEKQFVVVQADITPDRRLHATGGQARALYTELMHSIATRAKPEGSALASVIERWVSDLDYRLKQEGKGDAEVVHAIHQELLPLQDLVSGYDFASVIGRYYEGFQRGDDILMSSALRWLSGEYETKTEARNDLGVRTIVRDQNIYDYLKLWAAFVRMAGYAGLIVNLDEMGVLSHRLNSTQARNANYEMILRIVNDCLQGSVSGIGFIFAGTDEFFADPRRGIASYEALASRLNENEFAVNGLKDISGPVIRLDNLTPEDLFVLFHNIRNVFSRGDPSVYLIPDDGITRFMGHCSGVMGAEFYQTPREAVKKFVGFLSVLEQNPGTRWEDLLSGPSTTPSGDIPESEGIRGNDDDLVTFRL from the coding sequence ATGGTTCAGATAAAATCACGTGAACGGAATGCAATTATCCAGTCTTTGCAGGCGGGCGTCGTTCCCAGGATCGGCCTCCAGCACATTCAGGTCGGGAGAAAAGATGAGATCAACGCGATCATAACGGATCTTGACCGCATTACCGATGACGGGGCCACGATCCGTTTTGTTATTGGTCGTTACGGTTCAGGAAAGAGTTTTTTCCTGAATCTTTCCCGCCTCGTTGCACTGGAAAAACAGTTTGTGGTCGTCCAGGCAGACATCACGCCCGACCGCCGCCTCCATGCCACGGGAGGGCAGGCCAGGGCATTGTATACCGAACTGATGCATTCCATAGCCACCCGTGCAAAGCCAGAAGGCAGCGCTCTCGCAAGTGTGATCGAGCGCTGGGTTTCAGACCTTGACTACCGTCTCAAGCAGGAAGGAAAAGGGGACGCGGAGGTTGTCCATGCAATCCATCAGGAACTGCTGCCCCTCCAGGACCTTGTCAGCGGCTACGACTTTGCCAGTGTTATCGGGCGTTACTATGAGGGGTTCCAGCGAGGCGACGACATTCTCATGTCCTCCGCTCTCAGATGGCTGTCCGGTGAGTATGAAACAAAGACCGAGGCACGCAACGACCTTGGCGTCAGGACGATCGTCCGGGACCAGAACATCTACGACTACCTCAAACTCTGGGCGGCTTTTGTCAGGATGGCCGGATACGCAGGGCTCATTGTCAATCTCGACGAGATGGGAGTGCTCTCCCATCGTCTCAACAGCACACAGGCACGGAACGCAAATTATGAGATGATCCTGCGTATCGTAAATGACTGTCTGCAGGGAAGTGTCTCGGGTATCGGGTTTATCTTCGCAGGGACAGACGAATTTTTTGCCGATCCACGCCGCGGGATCGCAAGTTACGAGGCTCTTGCCTCCCGCCTCAATGAAAACGAATTCGCCGTCAATGGTTTAAAAGATATCTCCGGCCCGGTGATCAGGCTGGATAACCTCACCCCCGAGGATCTCTTTGTCCTTTTCCACAATATCAGGAATGTATTCTCCAGAGGGGACCCCTCTGTGTATCTGATCCCTGACGATGGCATCACACGATTCATGGGTCACTGTTCAGGCGTAATGGGAGCGGAGTTCTATCAGACCCCCCGAGAAGCCGTAAAAAAGTTTGTGGGGTTTCTTTCCGTGCTTGAGCAGAACCCAGGAACACGCTGGGAAGACCTCCTTTCCGGACCGTCGACGACGCCTTCTGGAGACATACCGGAGAGCGAGGGAATCCGCGGGAATGACGACGACCTCGTGACCTTCAGGTTGTAG
- a CDS encoding DEAD/DEAH box helicase yields the protein MRWSELRQIQVETIFAVKDGTEHLIISAETASGKTEAAFLPILSEIIGRREGGIGALYVGPLKALINDQFRRLEDLCEASEIPVFKWHGDVGSAQKKRFLSEPSGVLLITPESIESLFINHSSEVHLLFRSLPFIVIDEIHAFIGAERGMHLKSLIARIAQISAVRPRIIGLSATLGDLPTTQRWLSPGEPESVRIIAGQGGEKEISFLIKGYLFDTVSYDDGDDDPTLIKLSEDVIKHFYGKNSLIFINSRSKLELYTDQVKRSLEEARLPNLFRIHHGSLSRVEREETETALKSGRPTATFCSSTLELGIDVGDVSRIGQIGVPWSVHSLCQRLGRSGRREGTPSVMIMFVPESQKAEMDLVDRLSPSLLRALALSNLMLRRWCEPPETSLLHYSTLIQQILSVITERGGAGAVTLYNVLVERGAFSWVTQSEFTGILRSMSESDLIEQDPEGLLILGLKGERLVHRMDFYACFPTEPEMKVLWKSKQIGSIAPTYGIETLEYLILAGRRWEVLSVDLDRKEVLVQPSHGGKVPYFAGGGTVDIHPVVHQTVRDLLLSDTVPAYLDTPGKALLASARSVARSTGVAEFDLVPVPNGTYWFPWAGSAVLRTLMILGSCWGGFDVQERGIALFFHGASPDRVLNFYTDILATCPSKTEIAQKYGDLIREKYDSYVPEALLVKGFAERYIETRVVPPRTVAPSGECH from the coding sequence ATGCGCTGGAGCGAACTGCGCCAGATCCAGGTCGAAACCATCTTTGCAGTCAAAGATGGCACAGAGCACCTGATCATCTCTGCAGAGACGGCATCGGGCAAGACCGAGGCGGCCTTCCTCCCGATACTTTCCGAAATTATTGGGCGGCGAGAGGGAGGGATCGGCGCACTCTATGTCGGTCCGCTTAAGGCTCTCATCAATGATCAGTTCAGGCGTCTTGAGGATCTCTGCGAGGCGTCAGAGATCCCGGTCTTCAAATGGCACGGAGACGTCGGGAGTGCACAGAAAAAACGGTTTCTCTCAGAACCGTCAGGGGTGCTCCTGATCACGCCCGAGTCGATCGAGTCCCTCTTCATCAACCACTCTTCGGAGGTACATCTCCTCTTTCGATCCCTGCCATTCATTGTCATCGACGAGATCCATGCCTTCATCGGAGCTGAGCGGGGCATGCACCTGAAGAGTCTCATCGCAAGGATCGCTCAGATCAGTGCGGTAAGACCCCGCATCATTGGTCTTTCCGCAACACTGGGAGATCTTCCCACAACACAGAGGTGGTTGTCGCCCGGAGAACCGGAGAGCGTCCGGATCATCGCCGGCCAGGGAGGAGAGAAGGAGATCTCCTTCCTGATCAAAGGGTATCTCTTCGATACAGTCTCATATGATGACGGAGATGATGACCCGACCCTCATAAAACTCTCTGAAGACGTCATCAAGCATTTCTACGGAAAAAACAGTTTGATCTTCATTAACAGCCGGTCGAAGCTGGAACTCTATACTGACCAGGTGAAAAGATCCCTCGAAGAGGCACGGTTGCCCAACCTCTTCAGGATCCACCATGGTTCTCTCTCCCGAGTCGAGCGGGAGGAGACGGAGACGGCCTTGAAGTCCGGGCGCCCGACAGCGACGTTCTGTTCGAGCACTCTTGAACTTGGCATTGATGTCGGAGACGTCTCCCGGATCGGACAGATCGGGGTTCCATGGTCGGTGCACTCTCTCTGCCAGCGCCTTGGAAGAAGCGGGCGACGGGAGGGAACACCTTCGGTCATGATTATGTTTGTGCCGGAGTCGCAGAAAGCTGAGATGGACCTTGTCGATCGTCTCTCTCCCTCTCTTCTCCGTGCGCTTGCCCTCTCCAATCTCATGCTCCGTAGGTGGTGCGAACCGCCAGAGACCAGTCTACTGCATTACTCGACCCTCATCCAGCAGATCCTGAGCGTGATCACTGAACGGGGCGGGGCCGGGGCGGTCACCCTCTATAATGTACTCGTGGAGAGAGGGGCTTTTTCGTGGGTGACACAATCCGAGTTCACCGGCATCCTGCGGAGCATGTCCGAGTCCGATCTGATCGAACAAGATCCTGAAGGGCTGTTGATTTTAGGATTAAAGGGGGAGCGGCTTGTTCATCGTATGGACTTCTATGCCTGTTTCCCGACAGAACCAGAGATGAAGGTGCTCTGGAAGAGCAAACAGATCGGGAGCATCGCACCGACCTATGGTATAGAGACGCTGGAGTACCTGATCCTTGCAGGACGGCGCTGGGAAGTCCTCAGTGTCGACCTTGATAGGAAAGAGGTTCTTGTTCAGCCGTCGCACGGCGGTAAGGTACCGTATTTCGCAGGGGGAGGAACAGTTGATATTCATCCGGTTGTCCACCAGACAGTGCGGGACCTGCTCCTCTCAGACACTGTCCCCGCATATCTCGATACGCCAGGAAAAGCACTCCTCGCTTCGGCCCGATCTGTCGCCAGGTCCACCGGCGTCGCTGAGTTTGATCTGGTGCCGGTCCCGAATGGTACATACTGGTTTCCCTGGGCTGGGTCAGCCGTCCTGCGTACACTCATGATCCTCGGGTCGTGCTGGGGAGGTTTCGATGTCCAGGAGAGGGGAATTGCTCTTTTCTTTCATGGAGCATCGCCCGACCGGGTCCTGAATTTTTACACAGATATTCTCGCGACGTGTCCGTCGAAGACCGAGATCGCACAGAAGTACGGCGATCTGATCCGGGAAAAATATGATTCCTATGTGCCGGAGGCACTCCTTGTGAAAGGATTTGCAGAGAGATATATCGAGACGCGGGTTGTGCCTCCACGGACGGTTGCTCCTTCTGGCGAATGCCATTGA
- a CDS encoding PD-(D/E)XK nuclease family protein, with protein MPVTLYPILPGERLEEFIAAFHAAAAADPFGTWLILPTSRLVQDVLHRLDEEGAAVTTSRVTTLAGFARTLFEDHATDETLVDETAATLILMHLLADNADRLPLLTGTGGQGAVQDLRSLITQIAYRQVAYPEALGDLQGEKSAEIAWVRDAYMEYLREHRLVSTALLLLRAERWLLDHRDANTGTVWVYGAVEPLPLEKALVCAIRDRAALLHYALPTIGGDDCGWLGEVERVPPPAEADLWRRHVADLFADREWTAGSQVRVATWDDPLAEVRGIAGEVRARIEEGVKPGEITIAFPDLTRGATLVAEVFPDFGIPYAPSKGVPLLQSPRIQVLTTVLATPARGYRREDVVTLLTSPYIGGPAGEIDGERVDTLARQANIVDGAGTWERRLAALADGDEAEITGIRAGLAALFADLAALDGTRTLPEHVAAYLSLLDRWGCGRLPAEGDPDLCAREGRDLAAFSQVLDSLATAAPGVPQKPVTLAGFFSTLNLLLAGARTTPPRNRNAVQVVGVRELQHLSVPYLFISGLLDGEMPDLSARLPFTNDQEARHLGTQTGAGALREEQASFVAALCAGRHIFLSAPLSDGDRPLLPSIFLDAAGRGAGTLGERGDGYSRLRAATAAGAAFAAGDVAAGTALLPSPMHAGEVAARIAVETRARRGAFASPFDAVFTSDGEICSALRERFGPAAVYSPTALETYALCPFRFYLKKVLGLTPLPETEKYLTAQKRGSLVHQIAFRYYAGRNRSGTVTPEDQARIRAIAAEELEGFTFSSPAWTVEREALLGSEAMGPGVLDDFLVTEEKRSASPFVPAHFEFSFGMPIEDGDADPASVPHPVAIDLAGGERLLLRGRIDRVDVAPDGLFLVTDYKTGSTHPGPREIQQGTALQIPLYLCAVKALTGLEGAGGTYYRVRKGATRNQAVLWDTHQKEGLKGFSKAKKSEVDGIETIVQATLGKVQGYLHAIRDGYFPPAPQETPCRSDCEFRTVCRCDEWRFAAVRQGE; from the coding sequence ATGCCCGTCACCCTCTACCCCATCCTCCCCGGCGAGCGCCTCGAAGAGTTCATCGCCGCCTTCCATGCCGCTGCAGCCGCCGACCCCTTCGGTACCTGGCTCATCCTCCCCACCAGCAGACTTGTGCAGGACGTCCTCCACCGCCTCGACGAGGAGGGCGCCGCCGTCACCACGAGCAGGGTGACCACCCTCGCCGGCTTTGCCCGCACTCTCTTCGAGGACCATGCCACGGACGAGACCCTCGTCGACGAGACCGCGGCGACCCTCATCCTCATGCACCTCCTCGCCGACAATGCCGACCGCCTCCCCCTCCTGACAGGGACAGGGGGGCAGGGAGCGGTGCAGGACCTCAGGAGCCTCATCACGCAGATCGCCTACAGGCAGGTGGCCTACCCCGAGGCCCTCGGCGACCTGCAGGGGGAGAAGAGTGCGGAGATCGCGTGGGTGCGGGACGCCTACATGGAGTACCTTAGAGAGCACCGCCTCGTCAGCACCGCCCTGCTCCTCCTCCGGGCAGAGCGCTGGCTTCTCGACCACCGTGACGCAAACACCGGCACTGTCTGGGTTTACGGTGCTGTCGAACCCCTGCCCCTGGAAAAAGCGCTCGTCTGCGCCATCAGGGACAGGGCGGCCCTGCTTCACTATGCCCTCCCCACCATCGGCGGCGACGACTGCGGGTGGCTCGGCGAGGTAGAACGTGTCCCGCCGCCCGCAGAGGCCGACCTCTGGCGCCGCCACGTCGCCGACCTCTTCGCAGACAGAGAGTGGACCGCCGGCAGTCAGGTGAGGGTCGCCACATGGGACGACCCCCTCGCCGAGGTGCGGGGGATCGCCGGCGAGGTCAGGGCACGCATCGAGGAGGGCGTGAAGCCCGGCGAGATCACCATCGCCTTCCCCGACCTCACCCGCGGGGCAACCCTGGTCGCCGAGGTCTTCCCCGACTTCGGTATCCCGTACGCCCCCTCAAAAGGCGTTCCTCTCCTGCAATCCCCCCGTATCCAGGTCCTGACAACCGTGCTCGCAACCCCCGCCCGGGGCTACCGGCGCGAGGACGTCGTGACCCTCCTCACCTCGCCCTATATCGGCGGCCCTGCCGGCGAGATCGACGGCGAGAGAGTGGACACCCTGGCACGGCAGGCGAACATAGTCGACGGGGCCGGGACCTGGGAGAGGCGTCTCGCCGCACTCGCCGACGGAGATGAGGCCGAGATCACCGGGATCAGGGCAGGACTTGCCGCACTCTTTGCCGACCTAGCCGCACTCGACGGCACCCGCACCCTCCCCGAGCACGTCGCCGCCTACCTCTCCCTCCTCGACCGCTGGGGGTGCGGCCGCCTCCCGGCAGAGGGCGACCCCGACCTCTGCGCACGGGAAGGGCGCGACCTCGCCGCCTTCTCTCAGGTCCTCGACTCCCTCGCCACGGCAGCGCCCGGCGTCCCGCAGAAACCGGTGACCCTCGCCGGATTCTTTTCCACCCTGAACCTCCTCCTTGCCGGCGCCAGGACCACACCCCCCCGGAACCGCAATGCCGTGCAGGTGGTCGGCGTCAGGGAGCTCCAGCACCTCTCGGTCCCGTACCTCTTCATCAGCGGCCTTCTCGACGGCGAGATGCCCGACCTCTCCGCCCGCCTCCCCTTCACCAACGACCAGGAGGCACGGCACCTCGGTACCCAGACAGGCGCCGGGGCCCTCAGGGAGGAACAGGCCTCCTTCGTCGCCGCGCTCTGCGCCGGCCGGCACATCTTCCTGAGCGCCCCTCTCTCGGACGGCGACAGGCCCCTCCTGCCCTCCATCTTCCTCGACGCCGCAGGGAGGGGCGCCGGTACCTTGGGCGAGAGGGGCGACGGGTACTCCCGCCTCAGGGCCGCAACCGCGGCCGGCGCCGCCTTCGCCGCAGGAGATGTCGCCGCCGGCACCGCACTCCTCCCCTCCCCCATGCATGCCGGGGAGGTCGCCGCCAGGATCGCCGTCGAGACCCGCGCCCGGAGAGGGGCCTTCGCCTCCCCCTTCGACGCCGTCTTCACCAGTGATGGGGAGATCTGCTCGGCACTCCGCGAGAGGTTCGGCCCTGCCGCTGTCTACTCCCCGACCGCCCTCGAAACCTATGCCCTCTGCCCCTTCAGGTTCTACCTCAAAAAAGTCCTCGGCCTCACGCCCCTCCCTGAGACCGAGAAATACCTCACCGCACAGAAGAGGGGCAGCCTCGTCCACCAGATCGCCTTCCGGTACTATGCCGGCCGGAACAGGTCAGGGACGGTCACCCCGGAGGACCAGGCCCGGATCCGTGCCATTGCCGCGGAAGAGCTCGAAGGTTTCACCTTCTCAAGCCCGGCCTGGACGGTCGAGCGCGAGGCCCTCCTCGGTTCAGAGGCAATGGGGCCGGGCGTCCTCGACGATTTCCTCGTCACCGAAGAGAAACGCTCGGCCTCGCCCTTTGTCCCGGCCCACTTCGAGTTCTCCTTCGGCATGCCGATCGAGGACGGCGACGCCGACCCCGCCTCTGTCCCCCACCCTGTCGCCATCGACCTCGCCGGCGGAGAGCGCCTCCTCCTCCGCGGCAGGATCGACCGCGTGGACGTCGCACCCGACGGCCTCTTCCTCGTCACCGACTACAAGACAGGCAGCACCCACCCCGGCCCGCGGGAGATCCAGCAGGGCACCGCCCTCCAGATCCCCCTCTATCTCTGCGCCGTGAAGGCGCTCACCGGCCTGGAGGGGGCTGGCGGCACCTACTACAGGGTGCGGAAGGGCGCGACCCGAAACCAGGCCGTGCTCTGGGACACGCACCAGAAAGAGGGCCTCAAAGGGTTCTCAAAGGCGAAGAAGAGCGAGGTGGACGGGATCGAGACGATTGTCCAGGCCACCCTCGGCAAGGTGCAGGGCTACCTCCATGCCATCAGGGACGGATACTTCCCGCCGGCACCGCAGGAGACCCCGTGCCGCTCTGACTGCGAGTTCAGGACGGTCTGCAGGTGCGACGAGTGGCGCTTTGCCGCTGTGCGGCAGGGGGAGTGA
- a CDS encoding UvrD-helicase domain-containing protein, whose protein sequence is MALTPRQAEAALAHDQSICVTAGAGTGKTHVLVTKYVDLLRRGGCGVGNILALTYTDNAATQMKKRIGNALREEEGETWEKVRDDFLRANISTFHAFCTGCLREFPLEAGVDPGFAVLDEREAGRIRDEAVEGLVYGEPPEAYREAVVRTLRALGPEGLKECLLRLYAKRETAGALFAALREDEGKVLDAWDARIRAGQDEAYREFREDARCQALTRTLRDLAARYPGDADSAMEYLRAVGPLLPARDTAGVVAVAEVNARFKRGFGRKEKWQAEDLALVRATFDEFKTVIESYAATCALALDRADPFTRTTLAFFSDLGTVFSAFLKRCTAEKRRRHALDFSDLIHFTHRLFTDHPALVAEHVRGRYRYVLVDEFQDTDPVQTTILREILGDLVEEEEHLFIVGDPKQSIYLFRDADVTLFKRAREEIGNEVSLDVNFRSTPQVVGFVNAVFSVLMAGASRPWEFGYDPLTAHREDEGSVELLLAPAGEDAAAARRNEAAMVARKVREVVGRLTVYPEGERPRPAEYGDVMILLERRINLPACEKALSECGIPYHVHSGLGFYARQEVYDLFNLLSYLDNGLDDVALYGVLRSPYFGIPDADLFRMAGPLPSPLPLRDRLRRYAGEYPASALAAASSLLETWAALARRVPVPLLLRRVLEDSGIYAVYGGMPDGKQCLANVEKFVGMARAAGNASLAAFVAEVKRAIEEEEREGEAHLDPAATDAVGIMTVHAAKGLEFPVVVVPGLAEKPKAETAKIAIGDGLLMGVKIPDPARGFEACETPVFTLLKEEQARKLRAERLRLFYVAATRARDHLVLAGVRPEEFGTPLPDAPTRMDWLCQAVGLSEEAVGAGGVEVGGVALRVATAIPEVEAAEERACPPPETLPVSTPAAVAVAEEERPLSVSEIERYLACPKEYERVYRLGQREQALRPMEKATNWGLLLHEVLRGREPVAVCARYGVGDPGVIAECARVYGRFITSPIMKGALCDRCEVPFRARVGGVTFKGAIDRLVRTADGTWVLIDYKTGRVRGDAVLAKVAEYAMQMVVYRQAAEQILGQPVRAYLYFTALDRFVPVEVDEGMVLSRTVRAVEWIREGCFSFPACEGCGREGECPALSEVMGSGHNPYY, encoded by the coding sequence ATGGCGCTCACACCGCGGCAGGCAGAGGCCGCACTCGCCCATGACCAGAGTATCTGCGTCACCGCCGGGGCCGGGACAGGCAAGACCCATGTTCTGGTCACGAAGTACGTCGACCTCCTGAGGAGGGGCGGGTGCGGCGTCGGGAACATCCTCGCTCTCACCTACACCGACAACGCGGCGACGCAGATGAAAAAGAGGATCGGCAACGCCCTCAGGGAGGAGGAGGGCGAGACTTGGGAGAAGGTCAGGGACGACTTCCTCCGGGCGAACATCTCGACCTTCCACGCCTTCTGCACCGGGTGCCTCAGGGAGTTCCCCCTTGAAGCCGGCGTCGACCCCGGTTTCGCCGTCCTCGATGAGCGTGAGGCCGGGCGCATACGGGACGAGGCCGTCGAGGGCCTTGTCTATGGCGAACCGCCCGAAGCGTACAGGGAGGCGGTCGTCCGCACCCTCCGCGCCCTCGGGCCTGAGGGGTTGAAAGAGTGTCTCCTGCGGCTGTACGCGAAACGCGAGACCGCCGGCGCCCTCTTCGCTGCCCTCAGGGAGGACGAGGGAAAGGTTCTCGACGCATGGGACGCCAGGATCAGGGCGGGACAGGATGAGGCATACCGCGAGTTTAGGGAAGACGCCCGCTGTCAGGCCCTCACCCGGACACTCCGCGACCTTGCGGCCCGCTATCCCGGCGACGCCGACTCGGCGATGGAGTACCTCCGTGCCGTCGGCCCTCTCCTGCCTGCCAGGGACACCGCCGGGGTCGTGGCGGTCGCGGAGGTGAACGCCCGGTTCAAGAGGGGCTTTGGCCGGAAAGAGAAGTGGCAGGCAGAGGACCTCGCCCTCGTCAGGGCGACCTTCGATGAGTTCAAGACGGTCATCGAGTCCTATGCGGCGACCTGCGCCCTCGCCCTCGACAGGGCCGACCCCTTCACCCGGACGACCCTCGCCTTCTTCTCCGACCTCGGCACCGTCTTCTCCGCCTTCCTGAAGAGGTGCACCGCCGAGAAAAGGCGGCGCCACGCCCTCGACTTCTCCGACCTCATCCACTTCACCCACCGCCTCTTCACCGACCACCCCGCCCTGGTGGCAGAGCACGTCAGGGGCCGCTACCGCTACGTCCTCGTCGACGAGTTCCAGGACACCGACCCGGTGCAGACGACGATCCTCAGGGAGATCCTCGGCGACCTGGTCGAGGAGGAGGAGCACCTCTTCATCGTCGGCGACCCGAAACAGTCCATCTACCTCTTCCGAGACGCCGACGTCACCCTCTTCAAGAGGGCGCGGGAGGAGATCGGGAATGAAGTCTCCCTCGACGTCAACTTCAGGAGCACGCCTCAGGTCGTCGGCTTTGTGAATGCCGTCTTCTCGGTGCTGATGGCAGGGGCGAGTCGGCCCTGGGAGTTCGGGTACGACCCCCTGACGGCGCACAGAGAGGACGAAGGTTCGGTGGAACTCCTCCTCGCGCCGGCAGGGGAGGACGCGGCCGCGGCACGGAGGAACGAGGCGGCGATGGTGGCGCGGAAGGTGAGGGAGGTCGTCGGCCGTCTCACCGTCTACCCCGAGGGGGAGAGGCCGCGGCCGGCAGAGTACGGCGACGTCATGATCCTCCTTGAGAGGCGGATCAACCTCCCCGCCTGCGAGAAGGCGCTCAGCGAGTGCGGTATCCCGTACCACGTCCATTCAGGCCTCGGCTTTTACGCCCGCCAGGAGGTCTACGACCTCTTCAACCTCCTCTCGTACCTCGACAACGGCCTCGACGACGTCGCCCTCTACGGCGTGCTCAGGTCGCCGTACTTCGGCATCCCGGACGCCGACCTCTTCAGGATGGCCGGGCCCCTGCCGTCGCCCCTCCCTCTCCGGGACCGCCTGCGGCGGTATGCGGGGGAGTACCCGGCCTCGGCCCTCGCAGCGGCCTCCTCCCTCCTGGAGACCTGGGCGGCCCTTGCCCGCCGGGTGCCTGTGCCCCTCCTCCTCAGGAGGGTCCTCGAAGATTCAGGGATCTATGCCGTCTACGGCGGCATGCCCGACGGCAAGCAGTGCCTGGCCAATGTCGAGAAGTTCGTCGGCATGGCGCGGGCCGCAGGGAATGCCTCCCTCGCCGCCTTTGTTGCGGAGGTGAAGAGGGCCATCGAGGAGGAGGAGAGGGAGGGTGAGGCCCACCTGGACCCGGCCGCCACAGACGCAGTCGGCATCATGACAGTCCACGCCGCTAAGGGTCTGGAGTTCCCGGTGGTCGTCGTGCCCGGCCTTGCCGAGAAGCCGAAGGCAGAGACGGCGAAGATCGCCATCGGCGACGGTCTCTTGATGGGCGTGAAGATCCCTGACCCGGCACGGGGTTTCGAGGCCTGCGAGACCCCTGTCTTCACCCTCCTGAAAGAGGAGCAGGCCAGGAAACTCCGGGCCGAGAGGCTGCGCCTCTTCTATGTGGCGGCGACACGGGCGCGGGACCACCTGGTCCTCGCGGGTGTGCGGCCCGAGGAGTTCGGAACACCCCTCCCCGACGCGCCGACCCGCATGGACTGGCTCTGCCAGGCTGTCGGCCTCTCGGAGGAGGCGGTCGGGGCAGGCGGGGTGGAGGTGGGAGGGGTCGCCCTCAGGGTCGCCACCGCTATCCCGGAGGTCGAGGCCGCAGAGGAGAGGGCCTGCCCGCCTCCGGAGACGCTCCCCGTCTCCACCCCCGCAGCGGTCGCCGTTGCGGAGGAGGAGCGTCCCCTTTCGGTGAGCGAGATTGAGCGGTATCTCGCCTGCCCAAAGGAATATGAACGAGTGTACAGGCTTGGCCAGCGGGAGCAGGCTCTACGGCCCATGGAAAAAGCGACGAATTGGGGCTTGCTCCTCCATGAGGTTCTCCGTGGCCGGGAGCCTGTGGCAGTCTGTGCTCGGTACGGCGTCGGAGATCCAGGGGTTATTGCAGAGTGTGCCCGGGTCTATGGGCGCTTCATCACTTCGCCTATCATGAAAGGGGCTCTGTGCGATAGGTGTGAGGTTCCGTTCAGGGCGAGAGTCGGTGGCGTGACCTTCAAGGGGGCGATCGATCGGCTGGTCAGGACGGCGGATGGAACCTGGGTGCTCATCGATTACAAGACCGGACGGGTGAGGGGGGACGCAGTCTTGGCAAAGGTGGCCGAGTATGCGATGCAGATGGTCGTGTACAGGCAGGCTGCCGAGCAGATCCTCGGCCAGCCGGTTAGGGCCTATCTCTATTTCACGGCCCTCGATCGATTCGTGCCGGTGGAGGTCGATGAGGGGATGGTGCTTTCCCGGACAGTGAGGGCGGTGGAGTGGATCAGGGAGGGGTGTTTCTCCTTCCCTGCCTGTGAGGGGTGTGGTAGAGAGGGGGAGTGCCCGGCTCTCTCCGAAGTCATGGGGTCTGGACACAATCCTTATTACTAA